One window of the Notolabrus celidotus isolate fNotCel1 chromosome 23, fNotCel1.pri, whole genome shotgun sequence genome contains the following:
- the LOC117807779 gene encoding fucolectin-like — MNGSQYIWILRGLSLMLTWGTLEGVLLENVALGRKAEQSSSIYTGTAEKAVDGNRDPRYENGFCAHTKKESNPWWRVELQDVYKVTAVMVTNRDKVAERLDNAEIWIGLSLKINDAKNFRCGVIPHIPEGHTVYISCSGLEGRYVTVLLRGAERTLTLCEVEVFHSEDGKVPCPLPPLF; from the exons ATGAATGGGAGTCAGTACATCTGGATCCTAAGGG GCCTCTCCCTCATGCTGACATGGGGAACACTGGAAG GTGTTCTTCTGGAAAATGTGGCCCTGGGTCGAAAAGCAGAGCAGTCCTCATCAATCTACACTGGTACTGCTGAAAAGGCGGTTGATGGAAACCGTGACCCGAGATATGAAAATGGATTCTGCGCCCACACTAAAAAAGAGTCAAACCCCTGGTGGAGGGTAGAACTGCAGGATGTGTACAAAGTCACTGCTGTAATGGTAACAAACAGAGATAAAGTCGCAGAGAGGCTCGACAATGCTGAAATCTGGATTGGACTCTCGTTGAAGATCAATGACGCTAAAAATTTCAG ATGTGGAGTCATCCCTCACATTCCCGAAGGACACACAGTCTACATCTCATGTAGCGGACTGGAGGGACGCTATGTCACTGTGTTACTGCGAGGAGCAGAGAGGACTCTTACTCTCTGTGAAGTCGAAGTGTTCCATTCGGAGGATGGTAAGGTGCCGTGTCCACTGCCGCCATTGTTTTAG